In Anaerolineales bacterium, a genomic segment contains:
- a CDS encoding ABC transporter permease subunit — MSATIFRHEFLTRLRSVAVWSAAVAALMFLFFSIFPGFAKDAALINELWSKFPPELRAAFGIDKLNFATVLGFYAFLLIFVEICLAIQAGNYGFGLVSVEENELTADFLLTKPVSRLQVLNSKLLAALSAMGLTTLLTWAVSLLSVAVWNDGHEYDAHVLLLVMASLPLFQVFFLAVGLAVSLIVKRVRSVTPYSLGLGFGAYVLSAFSGMLGDVKLEYITPFKHWDPAYIVNTGAWNGPLAALNVGVSVGALALAYALYLRRDIPAAS, encoded by the coding sequence ATGAGCGCAACCATCTTCCGACACGAATTTCTCACCCGGCTGCGGTCGGTGGCCGTCTGGTCGGCCGCCGTCGCGGCACTGATGTTCCTGTTCTTCTCGATTTTCCCGGGGTTCGCCAAAGACGCCGCGCTGATCAACGAGCTGTGGTCCAAGTTCCCGCCCGAACTGCGCGCGGCGTTCGGAATCGATAAGCTGAATTTCGCCACCGTACTCGGGTTCTACGCCTTCCTGCTGATCTTCGTCGAAATCTGCCTGGCGATCCAGGCCGGCAACTACGGCTTCGGGCTGGTCTCGGTGGAGGAAAACGAGCTGACGGCGGATTTCCTGCTGACCAAGCCGGTCAGCCGGCTGCAGGTCCTTAACAGCAAGCTGCTGGCCGCCCTTTCGGCGATGGGGCTCACCACGCTCCTGACCTGGGCTGTCTCGCTGCTTTCCGTCGCCGTGTGGAACGACGGCCACGAGTACGACGCCCACGTCCTGCTCTTGGTGATGGCCAGCCTGCCGCTGTTCCAGGTCTTCTTCCTCGCGGTCGGGCTGGCGGTCTCGCTGATCGTCAAGCGGGTGCGCAGCGTCACCCCCTACTCGCTCGGGCTGGGCTTCGGAGCCTACGTGCTCTCGGCCTTCAGCGGGATGCTGGGCGACGTCAAGCTGGAGTACATCACGCCGTTCAAGCACTGGGATCCGGCCTACATCGTCAATACCGGCGCGTGGAACGGGCCCCTGGCGGCGTTGAACGTGGGGGTGTCGGTCGGCGCGCTGGCCCTGGCCTACGCGCTGTACCTCCGCCGCGACATCCCGGCGGCTTCGTAA
- a CDS encoding flavodoxin domain-containing protein, producing MSKIDRRTFLGCSALTLGAACLGCGGMAYWAAAPPQAEYLEGSISGADGMDKKVLVAYASKCGSTGEIAQAIAEELAARGRGAELMLAENVRDVSGYSAVVLGSAVRFGRWLSPAADFAARFEQALREKPVAVFSAHIMALGDGEMDRSIREDYLPSAIKQIAPVSTEFFAGKFDPQKLSFLEGTLGRLIGANKGDLRDWTKIRAWAAELNI from the coding sequence ATGTCGAAAATCGATAGGCGCACATTTCTCGGTTGCTCGGCCTTGACTCTGGGGGCGGCGTGCCTGGGCTGCGGCGGGATGGCGTATTGGGCGGCGGCGCCGCCGCAGGCGGAATACCTCGAAGGTTCCATTTCAGGAGCGGATGGCATGGACAAGAAAGTTCTGGTTGCTTACGCATCGAAGTGCGGATCCACCGGCGAGATCGCGCAGGCGATCGCCGAGGAACTGGCCGCCCGCGGCCGCGGGGCCGAGCTTATGCTTGCGGAAAACGTCCGGGACGTGAGCGGCTACTCGGCCGTCGTTTTGGGCAGCGCGGTCCGCTTCGGCCGCTGGCTATCCCCGGCGGCGGATTTCGCGGCCCGGTTCGAACAGGCGCTCCGTGAGAAGCCGGTCGCGGTCTTCAGCGCCCACATCATGGCGCTGGGGGACGGAGAGATGGACCGCTCCATCCGGGAGGATTATCTTCCGTCGGCGATTAAGCAGATCGCGCCGGTGTCCACGGAGTTCTTCGCCGGCAAATTCGATCCGCAAAAGCTTTCCTTCCTGGAAGGAACGCTCGGCCGGTTGATCGGCGCCAATAAAGGGGACCTGCGGGATTGGACGAAGATCCGGGCTTGGGCGGCGGAGCTGAATATCTGA
- the scmD gene encoding SynChlorMet cassette protein ScmD — protein MATLQKPLINPVVVLREEFDDWAVLFNPDTAEAVGINPVGVAVWKLMDGRQTLEQIASQIQERFARVPGTVSEEIDEFVADLARRGFVGYEFGPSE, from the coding sequence ATGGCGACTCTGCAGAAACCTCTGATCAACCCGGTTGTGGTGTTGCGGGAAGAATTCGACGATTGGGCGGTGTTGTTCAACCCCGATACGGCCGAGGCCGTGGGCATCAACCCGGTGGGGGTGGCCGTCTGGAAGCTGATGGACGGCCGGCAGACCCTCGAGCAGATCGCCTCGCAGATTCAGGAACGGTTCGCTCGGGTTCCCGGCACGGTATCTGAGGAGATCGACGAGTTCGTGGCGGATCTGGCCCGGCGCGGGTTCGTCGGGTATGAATTCGGACCGTCCGAATGA
- a CDS encoding ABC transporter permease subunit has protein sequence MNIFFRELRTNLKSLVIWCVIMGLLIMIGTAKFSAFAGDPESLKLLDTVPEAMLDAMNLRAFNLTTVTGFFGILFVYFGLMGAIAAAMWGTDLISKEERDKTVEFSLVLPVSRSRVITAKALAALVNCAAFVLITWAMSLLFVASYAPDAEFYAFLSLEMQAMFLIELVFLALGLLLGCAMKQYKLSGSAAVGIILTTYIMSVISGMQKDLDFLKYFTPFKYFDAAALLRDGALDGGYVLLSAGIIAVCVAAAYLAYNKRDLYI, from the coding sequence ATGAACATTTTCTTCCGCGAACTGCGGACCAACCTGAAATCGCTCGTCATCTGGTGCGTGATCATGGGGCTCTTGATCATGATCGGAACCGCCAAGTTTTCCGCCTTCGCCGGCGATCCGGAAAGCCTGAAGCTTCTGGACACCGTTCCGGAGGCGATGCTCGACGCGATGAACCTGCGGGCCTTCAACCTCACCACCGTGACCGGTTTCTTCGGGATCCTGTTCGTCTACTTCGGGCTGATGGGCGCGATCGCGGCGGCGATGTGGGGGACCGACCTCATCTCTAAGGAGGAGCGCGACAAAACGGTGGAATTCTCGCTCGTCCTGCCGGTCTCGCGCAGCCGGGTGATCACCGCCAAGGCGCTGGCGGCGCTGGTCAACTGCGCCGCCTTCGTCCTGATCACCTGGGCGATGTCGCTCCTTTTCGTGGCGAGCTACGCGCCCGACGCTGAATTCTACGCCTTCCTCTCGCTCGAGATGCAGGCGATGTTCCTGATCGAGCTGGTCTTCCTCGCCCTGGGTTTGCTGCTCGGCTGCGCGATGAAGCAGTACAAACTCTCAGGCTCGGCCGCGGTCGGGATCATCCTAACCACCTACATAATGTCGGTCATTTCGGGGATGCAGAAGGACCTGGATTTCCTCAAGTACTTCACGCCCTTCAAGTACTTCGACGCCGCGGCGCTGCTGCGCGACGGCGCGCTAGACGGCGGCTACGTGTTGCTCTCGGCGGGAATCATCGCCGTGTGCGTCGCGGCCGCCTACCTCGCCTACAACAAGCGCGATTTATACATCTAG
- a CDS encoding ABC transporter ATP-binding protein: MSIIEVDNLSKYYGKSRGIVDVSFREEEGEIFGFIGPNGAGKSTTIRLLLSLIHPTRGGARIFGKDVTKHGPEIRRDIGYLPSEVFYYEGMKVIDLLKYSASFYGKDCTRRMKELSELMELEMNRRISDLSYGNKKKVGIVQGLLHSPKLLFLDEPTAGLDPLMQRKFFDLIREENKRGVTVFFSSHILGEVQRLCTRVGIIREGKIVEISDIRTLQKNNYKKVCVTAKGLKPADLKLAGATNLQTEDGTVSFFFKGDINAVVKKIGGLKLDDVTIEEPTLEEIFMHYYE, translated from the coding sequence ATGAGCATCATTGAGGTTGACAACCTTTCCAAATACTACGGCAAATCGCGGGGCATCGTCGACGTCTCCTTCCGCGAGGAGGAAGGCGAGATCTTCGGCTTCATCGGCCCCAACGGCGCCGGGAAGTCCACCACCATCCGCCTGCTGCTATCGCTGATCCACCCCACCCGCGGCGGCGCGAGGATTTTCGGCAAGGACGTGACCAAGCACGGGCCGGAAATCCGCCGCGACATCGGCTACCTGCCCTCGGAGGTCTTTTACTACGAAGGCATGAAGGTGATCGACCTGCTGAAGTATTCCGCCAGCTTCTACGGCAAAGATTGCACCCGGCGGATGAAGGAACTCTCCGAGTTGATGGAACTGGAGATGAACCGCCGGATCAGCGACCTTTCCTACGGTAACAAGAAGAAGGTCGGCATCGTCCAGGGGCTGCTGCACAGCCCCAAACTGCTCTTCCTCGACGAACCGACGGCCGGGCTCGACCCGCTCATGCAGCGCAAGTTCTTCGATCTGATCCGCGAGGAAAACAAGCGCGGCGTGACCGTCTTCTTCTCCTCGCACATTTTGGGCGAGGTCCAGCGCCTGTGCACCCGGGTTGGCATCATCCGCGAGGGAAAAATCGTCGAAATCTCCGACATCCGCACCCTGCAGAAGAACAACTACAAAAAGGTGTGCGTGACCGCCAAGGGGCTCAAGCCGGCCGACCTCAAGCTGGCCGGGGCGACCAACCTCCAAACCGAGGACGGAACGGTCAGTTTCTTCTTCAAGGGCGACATCAACGCGGTGGTCAAGAAGATCGGCGGCTTGAAGCTGGACGACGTGACCATCGAGGAGCCGACCCTGGAAGAAATCTTCATGCACTACTACGAATAG
- a CDS encoding TetR/AcrR family transcriptional regulator: MAGKADQPQRRDLSRQKILDKARKIFLEKGLAGLSMRKLAKELRHTPGALYKHFSGKEEILQAIREESWAIAGALDTNLPPDLGTRDLLIENGRQYLRFAAAYPEHYQLMFNTPDLPYGAPEEIRKHPQFAPVVAMVARGVQRGEIALPAGYDAAMLATQMWITIHGAAMLRLTVMKAYGREFEEFFDQLLVAMVDTVVRK; encoded by the coding sequence ATGGCTGGAAAAGCGGATCAACCGCAGAGGCGGGATCTTTCTCGGCAAAAGATCCTTGATAAGGCCAGGAAGATCTTCCTGGAAAAGGGCCTGGCCGGGCTTTCGATGCGCAAGCTGGCCAAGGAGCTGCGCCACACGCCGGGCGCGCTCTACAAGCACTTCAGCGGAAAAGAGGAGATCCTGCAGGCGATCCGCGAGGAAAGCTGGGCGATCGCGGGCGCGCTGGACACCAACCTGCCGCCGGACCTGGGCACGCGGGATCTGCTGATCGAGAACGGCCGGCAGTACCTGCGCTTTGCGGCTGCGTACCCGGAGCATTACCAGCTGATGTTCAACACCCCGGACCTGCCGTACGGCGCGCCGGAGGAAATCCGGAAGCATCCGCAATTCGCGCCGGTGGTCGCGATGGTGGCGCGCGGCGTGCAAAGGGGGGAAATCGCCCTTCCCGCGGGCTACGATGCGGCGATGCTGGCCACCCAAATGTGGATCACCATCCACGGCGCGGCCATGCTGCGGTTGACGGTGATGAAAGCCTACGGCAGGGAGTTCGAAGAATTCTTCGACCAACTGCTGGTGGCGATGGTGGATACGGTGGTTCGGAAATGA